Genomic DNA from Raphanus sativus cultivar WK10039 unplaced genomic scaffold, ASM80110v3 Scaffold0088, whole genome shotgun sequence:
CCATTGGACTCACACGTTGCATAAACTGCAAACAGCTGTAGATATGGAAGCCAAAGATGTGTTTGAAGATGACAAGTATGATTACTACGATTATCCTTCTGATGAAGAGTGGGTGAGGATTAGAACCTTTTGCAAACTCGCTGGTTGTATTTATAAAGTGGGGAAAGAGCTTTTTGATGGGGAGTATCCTACGGCTAACGTCTACTTCCATCTTCTTGTGGAGCTAAAAGTCATGCTGAAAGATGAGATCAAGAATGGAGATGGTGAGTATTTCCTCAGCAAAGGTATGGAGATTTTGGAGAGGTTTGATAAGTATTGGAGTGACATGTTTCTTGTGTTGGCTACTGCTTCTGTGTTGGACCCTCGTTTCAAGATGAAGTATCTAGACTTTTACTGCTCGAAGAATAGTGATGATGAAGGTTCAAAAGCTAAGACTGTTTTGGACTACTTACGGAATCTGTATTCTCGCTACGCAGCAAGCGATATAAGTCCACTACCGGAACGTGCTGTTGAGCCAACTCCCCGGTGTATTTTCTATATGTTCGAAGAcgaggtagaagaagaagaagaagaagagaagaagcctAACGGTTATGGGGAGTTTGCCTTCTTtcaagagtatctcaagtctgaaGGATGTTCAAGAGAGTTTCCTGAGTCGTCAGAGCTTGACTCCTATTTCAAAGAGCCTGTTTTGGAGTGGAGCAAAGACTTGGATGCATTGGATTGGTGGAGGAAAGAGAGCTCAAAGTACCCGATCCTCTCCAGAGTAGCTCGTGACGTTCTATCTATTCCAGTCTCCCGTGGCACGTCGAACCGTGCGTATGTTGCTGACAAAAGAGAGTGTCCTGAGTTTATTGTCGCATTGGAGGGAGAACTTCTGAACGCCATGATGTGCGGCGAGAGCTGGCCAGCGACTCTGATATGGCCAAGTCGTTACTAAGAAACATTAGAATGCTATATTGTCTTCATGAAAACTCAATCactcttgttttatttttcttaactaaaagaactctttgatcaaaaaaaaaaaaaactgaaagaaCTCCTAAAAGtgaaaaactaatatttttatagattttatgaaatttgtttttcataTCTGTTGCTATGAAGCAAATTGGTACCAAAGAACAGAGATGTGTATAACAATAAAGATAGAGCTTGGACATACAAGAGACCAACATCTTGATAGGAAAATAATAAAGAGAGAGTGGATTAGACTTATCACTagtaaaaatgtcaaaatataaaagaagaaaagaccACAGAGTTTGAGTTGATCAAGAGTCACACGATCTTAGTGCAAGGGATGTGGAAGCTCGAGAACAAAGATATTGTCTAACTGACTTATTTTGGTCCAAAGAAACATAGATATTGGATAGTGCAGATTAACTGATTAACAATCTAATTgttcatattctttttttcaGCTTTGGTCGTCTGTCTCATTGCTTGATTTGGGCTAAGCTTGGAACATATGAGCACCCAAAAGGACGATGAAATTCTATAGATTCTCCGAGATCTACTTGTCTGAAATATCCACCCTCTCCAATGACATAAGCTATGTTGCGAGTGAAACACATATCTGTGTCTTTATCAAAAACCACGACGACTTTCTTCTCTTGGTCAATGAAGAAACTTCCTTGTGACATTCCAAACTGAAAATCTAAGAATGGTTCCATATTCACTGCAAAGAACATGTTCCACGAAACCTCTTCAGGCTCAATCTTAGTCGTGACCCAGATCTCC
This window encodes:
- the LOC108858910 gene encoding zinc finger BED domain-containing protein RICESLEEPER 2-like, whose translation is MDNSDLESGSGSGMKKKQKLNDPVDDKHEAVVDSSPQEEEEEEEDEEVVEKHRYRSMAKVAIGNLINPTLENSTITDMVHIVCPTFSLDTSKLQNAILELYREGKEKIKKLLKDAGGKLTLSCEWKVLGDWKWTSEDIVGPILHQDFMVISVYFANEDFKMRKWILAYHPHSPQDMKAKDVYLDSFKNVVKDYEIESKVSTLLVPNNVDLGLDGWIEERGESQINTNVFLIYCCSDVFRLMADDLYKDIRMSWLMDLVRILLGWESDGRLYPTHWTHTLHKLQTAVDMEAKDVFEDDKYDYYDYPSDEEWVRIRTFCKLAGCIYKVGKELFDGEYPTANVYFHLLVELKVMLKDEIKNGDGEYFLSKGMEILERFDKYWSDMFLVLATASVLDPRFKMKYLDFYCSKNSDDEGSKAKTVLDYLRNLYSRYAASDISPLPERAVEPTPRCIFYMFEDEVEEEEEEEKKPNGYGEFAFFQEYLKSEGCSREFPESSELDSYFKEPVLEWSKDLDALDWWRKESSKYPILSRVARDVLSIPVSRGTSNRAYVADKRECPEFIVALEGELLNAMMCGESWPATLIWPSRY